A single window of Marinobacter sp. LA51 DNA harbors:
- a CDS encoding DUF2059 domain-containing protein: MKLGTLVKPVLVAALLVSGSATAAPSAQQVLAASPVDDIVAQYPAMMSQGIREGLKRSNQIPPMVAETIGYVVSGSFRAADIEQQIVKDLEAGLTDRQLEAVADWYQSPVARKISAAEIVASDPAMWKEIKARAPALNEKYQGSDRARLFDRFDSAARATESAVDTSIAVQLGLATAMAAFSSDSVNYDQLKQRIESQRGAIRGIVEQQVYESYLFTYETINNEEMNQYVAFLESGPGSAFSRVVTDSIQQAITDPIESVGKQMARFLSPEQSSDQ, from the coding sequence ATGAAGCTTGGCACCCTAGTTAAACCTGTTTTAGTTGCCGCCCTGCTGGTTTCCGGCAGCGCCACAGCAGCGCCGTCGGCGCAGCAGGTCCTGGCCGCGTCACCGGTGGACGACATCGTTGCCCAATACCCGGCCATGATGAGCCAGGGTATCCGCGAGGGCCTGAAACGCTCCAACCAGATACCGCCGATGGTGGCCGAAACCATTGGCTACGTGGTCAGTGGCAGTTTTCGCGCCGCTGATATTGAACAGCAAATCGTAAAGGACCTGGAAGCCGGTTTGACCGATCGGCAACTGGAAGCCGTCGCGGACTGGTACCAATCGCCGGTGGCCAGAAAAATTTCCGCTGCAGAAATCGTGGCGTCGGATCCGGCCATGTGGAAAGAGATCAAGGCCAGGGCGCCGGCGCTCAACGAGAAGTACCAGGGCAGTGATCGTGCCCGCCTGTTCGACCGGTTCGACAGTGCCGCCCGCGCCACGGAAAGCGCCGTGGATACGTCCATTGCGGTTCAGCTCGGTCTGGCCACTGCCATGGCCGCGTTCAGCAGCGACTCGGTCAACTACGATCAGCTCAAGCAGCGCATTGAAAGCCAGCGTGGCGCCATCCGGGGTATCGTGGAGCAACAGGTGTACGAGAGCTATCTGTTTACCTACGAAACCATCAACAACGAGGAAATGAATCAATACGTGGCGTTCCTCGAAAGTGGTCCGGGTTCGGCGTTTTCCCGGGTGGTCACCGACAGCATCCAGCAAGCCATTACCGATCCGATTGAGTCGGTTGGCAAGCAGATGGCACGGTTTCTTTCTCCGGAACAATCAAGCGATCAGTGA
- a CDS encoding succinyl-CoA synthetase subunit beta, which translates to MITPLLFIGRPDWLPGGFNFAAWNLGHVLLFALLTLAVNPRRWFRGWRLWLASTAAVLVFGIAVETVQAGMGRDFDLRDLLRNLIGLWFVLAWQPVLTFRVRNRAITAVLALSSSLLLLYELSTTGVQAARYFKLEHQLPQVYDFDHSNPSLYWRGSVEPSPRHNDTHDQSLKIELGTERYSGASLYRVPSDWRDFDTLTLRLHNPAPEPLTLILRINDIQHERGSNALSDRYNTRLTLTTGASSHTIALEDIEQAPATRTMNLRQVRRLTLFANGLSEPRTVFLQELRLE; encoded by the coding sequence TTGATCACCCCTCTCCTGTTTATCGGCAGACCCGACTGGCTCCCCGGTGGCTTCAACTTCGCGGCCTGGAATCTGGGTCATGTTCTGTTGTTTGCCCTGCTGACCCTCGCCGTGAATCCCCGGCGCTGGTTCAGAGGCTGGCGTCTGTGGCTGGCTTCGACGGCCGCCGTGCTGGTGTTTGGTATTGCGGTTGAAACCGTGCAAGCAGGTATGGGCCGCGATTTCGACTTGCGGGATCTTCTGCGCAACCTGATCGGCCTCTGGTTCGTTCTGGCCTGGCAGCCAGTGCTAACCTTCCGGGTGCGCAACCGTGCAATCACCGCTGTCCTGGCTCTATCGAGCTCCCTGCTGCTGCTTTACGAACTGAGCACCACCGGCGTGCAAGCGGCCCGTTACTTCAAGCTTGAGCACCAACTGCCTCAGGTTTACGACTTTGACCACAGTAATCCGTCGCTCTACTGGCGCGGGTCGGTTGAACCCTCTCCCCGGCATAACGATACACACGACCAGAGTCTGAAAATCGAACTGGGCACAGAACGCTACTCCGGTGCCTCTCTGTACCGGGTGCCATCCGACTGGCGGGACTTCGACACCCTGACTCTGCGCCTGCACAACCCGGCGCCCGAGCCTCTCACCCTGATCCTGCGAATAAATGACATCCAGCACGAACGGGGAAGCAATGCCCTCAGTGACCGATACAACACCCGGCTAACCCTGACAACGGGGGCTTCAAGCCACACCATCGCACTTGAGGATATTGAGCAGGCACCGGCTACCAGAACCATGAATCTGCGCCAGGTGCGCCGCCTGACCCTATTTGCAAACGGACTGTCGGAGCCGCGGACGGTTTTCCTGCAGGAACTTAGACTGGAATAA
- a CDS encoding protein-L-isoaspartate(D-aspartate) O-methyltransferase, whose protein sequence is MNQHQDFASRRAWMVENQILGRGITAAPVVTAMRRVPREKFVSPSLIDEAYDDGPLPIGFGQTISQPYIVALMADAMDLTGGEVVLDIGTGSGYAAAVIASIAARVFSIERVPELAESAAQTLAAEGYDHVVVRCGDGTLGWPEQAPFDGICVAAGAPVVPEALKQQLRVGCHLVIPVGSAHTVQRLRRITRLSETEFRDQSLGDVRFVPLLGEQGWS, encoded by the coding sequence ATGAACCAGCATCAGGACTTTGCGTCACGTCGCGCCTGGATGGTGGAGAACCAGATTCTTGGTCGCGGTATAACCGCAGCTCCGGTGGTGACGGCGATGAGGCGGGTGCCGAGGGAGAAATTTGTCAGCCCAAGCCTGATTGATGAAGCCTACGATGATGGCCCTTTGCCCATTGGTTTCGGACAAACCATTTCCCAACCCTACATTGTGGCTTTGATGGCGGACGCGATGGATTTGACCGGTGGGGAAGTGGTGCTCGATATCGGCACCGGTTCGGGTTATGCGGCCGCGGTGATCGCCTCGATTGCCGCCCGGGTGTTCAGCATCGAGCGGGTGCCGGAATTGGCCGAATCAGCGGCGCAGACACTGGCGGCCGAAGGGTATGATCACGTGGTGGTGCGTTGCGGCGATGGTACCTTGGGCTGGCCTGAACAGGCGCCCTTCGATGGTATTTGTGTGGCGGCGGGAGCGCCGGTGGTGCCCGAGGCGTTGAAGCAGCAGTTGCGGGTGGGCTGCCATCTGGTCATTCCGGTCGGGTCCGCGCACACGGTGCAGCGCTTGCGCCGCATCACCCGACTATCGGAGACGGAGTTTCGCGACCAGAGCCTGGGTGATGTCCGCTTTGTGCCGCTGCTCGGCGAGCAGGGATGGTCCTGA
- a CDS encoding Lrp/AsnC family transcriptional regulator, translated as MIGKQDQKLLMLLRHNARASITELARTLHVSRSTVQNRIARLEASGVIRGYSVLLGGEFSANQVEAHVSIKVLQKLTARTNTALEGIAQVSQLFSVSGEYDLIAIVQAQSLEELSAVLDDIGNLEGVERTNSAVVLETRFRR; from the coding sequence ATGATAGGAAAACAGGATCAGAAGCTACTGATGCTGCTGCGCCACAACGCCCGGGCCAGTATTACCGAACTCGCCCGAACCCTGCATGTGTCCCGGTCAACGGTGCAAAATCGCATTGCGCGTCTGGAAGCCAGCGGTGTTATCCGGGGCTATTCGGTGCTGTTGGGTGGAGAGTTTTCAGCCAACCAGGTGGAGGCGCACGTGTCGATAAAGGTGCTACAGAAACTGACGGCCCGAACCAACACCGCGCTGGAGGGTATTGCCCAGGTCTCGCAGCTGTTTTCAGTCAGCGGTGAGTACGACCTGATTGCCATCGTGCAGGCCCAGTCGCTGGAAGAACTGAGTGCAGTGCTTGACGATATTGGCAACCTGGAAGGGGTGGAACGCACTAACTCGGCGGTGGTGTTGGAGACACGCTTTAGGCGCTAG
- a CDS encoding LysR family transcriptional regulator, producing MDWDYLRYIRALAIGGTLAKAGELLGVHQTTVLRRLDQMEESLGVQFFERNRDGLQLTPVGETAFREADRLAVAMENLERKLVGQDSAPVGKVRLAAEDATLNALLSPILADLVREFPDIELEVLTDNDVANLSHREADLTLRCDNKPQATLDGERIAAVESAVYGAARYCRRNRQMDIENDPEACVWIVPDETFSHLATGRWYRKHLKNAQSLIRCNSLQSMHSLACAGAGLAVLPCYLGEGAKELRRLSDPLEGESVDLWLHVSQDTQQMARVRIVMEFLVDRLQGLESTIEISGSL from the coding sequence ATGGATTGGGATTATCTTCGATATATACGCGCCTTGGCAATAGGCGGAACCCTCGCCAAAGCTGGCGAATTGCTGGGTGTGCATCAAACCACGGTGCTACGTCGACTGGACCAGATGGAAGAGTCGTTGGGAGTGCAGTTTTTCGAACGGAACCGCGATGGTTTGCAGCTGACCCCAGTGGGCGAAACCGCCTTCCGTGAGGCTGATCGGCTGGCGGTCGCCATGGAAAACCTGGAGCGCAAGCTGGTGGGCCAGGATTCCGCGCCGGTGGGTAAAGTCAGGCTGGCCGCGGAAGACGCCACTCTGAATGCCTTGCTCAGTCCGATCCTGGCGGACCTGGTCCGGGAGTTTCCGGATATTGAGCTGGAGGTGCTGACTGACAACGACGTCGCCAACCTCAGCCACCGGGAAGCCGACCTGACCCTGCGCTGCGACAACAAGCCCCAGGCTACCCTGGACGGCGAGCGCATCGCCGCCGTCGAATCGGCGGTCTACGGCGCGGCCCGCTATTGTCGTCGCAACCGGCAAATGGACATCGAGAATGATCCGGAGGCCTGTGTCTGGATCGTGCCCGATGAAACCTTCAGCCATCTGGCCACCGGGCGCTGGTATCGCAAGCATCTGAAAAACGCCCAGTCGCTGATCCGGTGTAACAGCCTGCAGTCCATGCACTCACTGGCCTGCGCCGGTGCCGGGTTGGCGGTATTGCCGTGTTACCTGGGCGAAGGCGCGAAGGAATTGCGCCGGCTGAGCGATCCACTGGAAGGCGAGAGCGTTGACCTCTGGCTACACGTCAGCCAGGACACCCAGCAGATGGCCCGGGTGCGGATCGTGATGGAGTTTCTGGTGGACCGGCTTCAGGGGCTGGAATCGACCATCGAAATCAGCGGCTCGCTATAA
- a CDS encoding DUF1338 domain-containing protein, with the protein MHTDRNALFQQLWRNYQEVTPSAEEIHRILGAEEGQAIINDHIALRTFNLAPVGLDALAEHFLSLGYVQGGEYHFEAKKLYARHYEHPDPDAPKVFISELLVEQCSPELQAIVKDLVAQVDPGRVKADDFLYSGRHWDVDYQTYRTLLEESEYAAWMAAWGYRANHFTVSINHLNQFETVLEINQLLKDNGYAVNASGGEVKGSPAELLEQSSTMADRIPVQFSDREETIPSCFYEFARRYPKADGELYSGFVAASADKIFESTNASG; encoded by the coding sequence ATGCACACTGATCGCAATGCCCTGTTCCAGCAGCTCTGGCGCAACTACCAGGAGGTCACTCCCTCAGCCGAGGAGATTCACCGCATCCTGGGCGCCGAAGAGGGGCAGGCCATCATTAACGATCACATCGCCCTGCGCACCTTCAATCTGGCCCCGGTCGGGCTGGATGCCCTGGCCGAACATTTCCTGAGCCTCGGCTACGTTCAGGGTGGCGAGTACCATTTTGAAGCCAAGAAACTCTACGCCCGGCATTACGAACATCCGGATCCGGACGCGCCCAAAGTGTTCATATCGGAGTTATTGGTAGAGCAGTGTTCGCCAGAGCTTCAGGCCATCGTCAAGGATCTGGTGGCGCAGGTTGACCCGGGCCGGGTCAAGGCAGACGACTTCCTGTATTCCGGTCGTCACTGGGACGTAGACTATCAAACCTACCGCACCCTGCTGGAAGAGAGCGAGTATGCGGCCTGGATGGCAGCCTGGGGCTATCGCGCCAACCATTTCACCGTGAGTATCAACCACCTCAACCAGTTCGAGACCGTGCTGGAAATTAACCAGTTACTGAAAGACAACGGTTACGCGGTGAATGCCTCGGGTGGCGAAGTGAAAGGCTCCCCGGCTGAATTGCTGGAGCAATCCTCCACCATGGCCGACCGGATACCGGTACAATTCTCGGATCGGGAAGAAACCATTCCAAGCTGCTTTTACGAGTTCGCACGGCGATACCCGAAAGCCGACGGTGAGCTGTACAGCGGTTTTGTTGCCGCCTCGGCCGACAAGATCTTCGAAAGCACCAACGCCAGCGGCTAA
- a CDS encoding peptidylprolyl isomerase, which produces MAQATARHILVDSEAKCEELKKAIEGGQDFAEVAKQHSSCPSGRNGGDLGSFGPGQMVPEFDKAVFNSELHTVLGPIKTQFGYHLLEVTSRS; this is translated from the coding sequence CTGCACGCCACATTCTGGTAGACAGCGAAGCGAAGTGTGAAGAACTGAAGAAAGCCATCGAAGGTGGCCAGGATTTCGCCGAAGTCGCCAAGCAGCATTCATCCTGCCCGTCTGGCCGCAATGGCGGCGACCTGGGATCATTCGGCCCGGGCCAGATGGTGCCTGAGTTCGACAAGGCAGTCTTCAACAGCGAACTGCACACCGTGCTTGGCCCGATCAAGACCCAGTTCGGCTATCACCTGCTGGAAGTTACCAGCCGCAGCTAA
- a CDS encoding lysozyme-like domain containing protein, with protein sequence MGVWATLRFSLLAPDPPANPEDLCEIFREHPVWYDYARESEHRWGTPIATQMAFVYYESSFRSHARPPRTLLWGLIPWARPTSAYGYAQALDPAWREYLAANGDGWFTVRTDMEYALDFVGWYNHLSHRQLGIEFYNPRQLYLAYHEGRGGYQRRTFDQKPDITALAGRVQTRAFRYDNQLQVCEQEFQCWRWYQFWPFCG encoded by the coding sequence ATGGGGGTATGGGCCACGTTGAGGTTTAGCCTGCTGGCGCCGGACCCGCCCGCCAATCCCGAAGACCTGTGCGAAATCTTCCGGGAACACCCGGTGTGGTACGACTACGCCCGCGAATCCGAACACCGCTGGGGTACTCCCATTGCCACCCAGATGGCCTTTGTGTACTACGAGTCGTCGTTTCGCAGCCATGCCCGCCCGCCAAGAACCCTGCTCTGGGGCCTGATTCCATGGGCCCGGCCAACTTCGGCCTACGGCTATGCCCAGGCGCTGGATCCAGCCTGGCGTGAATACCTGGCCGCCAACGGCGACGGCTGGTTTACCGTTCGCACCGATATGGAATACGCCCTGGACTTTGTGGGCTGGTACAACCATCTGAGCCACCGGCAGTTGGGCATCGAGTTCTACAATCCTCGCCAGCTCTACCTGGCCTACCACGAGGGTCGGGGTGGCTACCAGCGCCGAACCTTTGACCAGAAACCGGACATCACCGCCCTGGCCGGCCGGGTACAGACCCGGGCCTTCCGCTACGACAATCAGCTTCAGGTGTGCGAGCAGGAATTCCAATGCTGGCGCTGGTACCAATTCTGGCCTTTTTGTGGCTGA
- a CDS encoding MBL fold metallo-hydrolase — protein MQQNHNGRGAFEISVELGALTSNGHDPQIVVRVGPAVASLVNGIGGDPLMQLRLLHESRSLLFDMGDSGRMALRSAHQVTDVFITHCHADHIGGFLWFLRSRIGHFPSCRLFGPPGLLGHIAGMVRGLLWDRVEDRGPRFIVHEWHGDHLKRWQLNAGAGTPEALEDLPTPGGVIHRETEFRIRAAMLDHGTPVMAYAWEPFGKLNVRKNALQEIGAQAGAWLHDLKLAVLRKRPDELISPGNGASYRAEDLAARILIQTAGEPVVYATDFADTPENIVRMTDLARGAHTLFCEASFMVSDVDQAKRTGHLTTEATARIANAAGVRQLVAFHFSHRYARRREQVYAELCRFTDRLIVPEKETVPSACQPTQSDR, from the coding sequence ATGCAGCAGAACCACAATGGCAGGGGCGCATTCGAGATAAGCGTTGAACTGGGCGCACTCACCAGCAATGGTCACGATCCTCAGATAGTCGTGCGGGTAGGGCCCGCCGTGGCCTCCCTGGTCAACGGAATTGGTGGCGATCCACTGATGCAGTTACGCCTGCTGCACGAATCCCGCAGTCTGCTGTTCGATATGGGTGACAGCGGACGCATGGCGCTCCGGTCGGCACACCAAGTCACCGATGTCTTCATCACCCACTGCCATGCCGACCACATTGGCGGATTTCTGTGGTTCCTGCGCAGCCGAATCGGCCACTTCCCTTCCTGCCGGCTGTTTGGCCCGCCCGGGCTGCTGGGCCATATTGCCGGCATGGTTCGGGGGCTGCTGTGGGATCGGGTGGAAGACCGCGGCCCCAGATTCATCGTGCACGAGTGGCACGGCGACCACCTGAAACGCTGGCAACTGAACGCCGGTGCGGGCACGCCGGAAGCCCTGGAGGACCTGCCCACGCCCGGAGGCGTGATCCATCGGGAAACGGAATTCCGGATAAGAGCCGCGATGCTGGACCATGGCACACCCGTAATGGCCTATGCCTGGGAGCCGTTTGGCAAGCTGAACGTGCGGAAGAATGCATTGCAGGAGATCGGTGCCCAGGCCGGGGCCTGGCTGCACGACCTCAAGCTGGCGGTGCTGAGAAAGCGCCCGGATGAACTGATTTCACCCGGTAACGGTGCCAGCTACCGGGCCGAGGATCTGGCGGCCCGAATATTGATCCAGACCGCCGGCGAACCGGTGGTTTACGCCACGGACTTTGCCGACACCCCGGAGAACATTGTTCGCATGACCGATCTGGCGCGCGGTGCCCACACGCTGTTCTGCGAGGCCTCGTTCATGGTGTCAGACGTGGACCAGGCCAAACGAACCGGTCACCTGACCACCGAGGCCACCGCCCGCATCGCCAACGCCGCGGGCGTGCGGCAACTGGTGGCGTTCCACTTCTCGCACCGATACGCAAGGCGCCGGGAGCAGGTCTATGCCGAGCTTTGCCGCTTCACTGATCGCTTGATTGTTCCGGAGAAAGAAACCGTGCCATCTGCTTGCCAACCGACTCAATCGGATCGGTAA
- a CDS encoding AMP-binding protein — protein sequence MAIDPRKQTSLHCLYFWAETTPDAIYLTQPYPDGRVEELTWKEAADQVSRMATYLAGLDLPAHSNIALLGKNSAHWILADLAIWAAGHASVPLYPTLNGETAAYVLEHSEAKLLFLGKMDGTADGWNDIKGRIPADLPVISLPMSPRDDTPNWLELVAQNEPAEPRLPDRDSLATLIYTSGSTGRPKGVMHSFRTMISVADGLQQIFPVSSDERMLSYLPLAHVAERAAVETQSLYYGFHLYFANSLDTFQEDLQRARPTLFFSVPRLWMKFYLGVNAKLPPKKQKLLFNIPVVKSLVKKKVLKQLGLDHCRAALTGAAPLSGEIIAWYRNLGLELLEVYGMSENFGYSHANRPGLAKVGTVGNANPGVEHRIAEGGEVEVKSPGQMLGYFKNEEKTREDVTDDGFLKTGDMGEIDSDGCLRITGRVKDLFKTSKGKYVVPVPIESRFNHPQAEVVCVAGANQPQPCLMVLLSEEARDQLEAGGDRVELEQELAQQLDAVNAECEAHEKLAFVVVVKEPWTMENGMLTPTMKIKRNVIEDFYTRKMDDWFGQKKKVVWEF from the coding sequence ATGGCCATTGATCCGCGAAAGCAGACGTCGTTGCACTGTCTCTATTTCTGGGCCGAAACTACCCCCGATGCGATTTATCTGACCCAGCCCTACCCGGACGGACGGGTGGAAGAACTGACGTGGAAAGAGGCGGCCGATCAGGTCTCCCGGATGGCTACCTATCTCGCAGGACTTGATCTGCCAGCGCACAGCAACATCGCGCTCCTGGGCAAGAACAGCGCTCACTGGATCCTGGCCGATCTGGCCATCTGGGCCGCCGGCCATGCCTCGGTACCGCTGTACCCGACCCTGAATGGAGAAACCGCCGCCTACGTGCTCGAGCACAGCGAGGCCAAACTGCTGTTCCTGGGCAAGATGGACGGAACGGCGGACGGCTGGAACGATATCAAGGGACGTATCCCGGCCGACCTGCCGGTAATTTCGTTGCCAATGTCGCCTCGGGACGACACGCCCAATTGGCTTGAACTGGTGGCCCAGAATGAGCCAGCGGAGCCCAGGCTGCCCGACCGCGATTCCCTGGCGACATTGATCTACACCTCAGGCAGTACGGGGCGGCCAAAAGGAGTCATGCACAGTTTCCGCACCATGATTTCTGTTGCCGACGGCTTGCAGCAGATATTCCCGGTGTCGTCCGATGAACGCATGTTGTCCTATTTGCCGCTGGCCCATGTGGCCGAGCGGGCCGCGGTAGAGACCCAGTCGTTGTATTACGGGTTTCATCTGTACTTTGCCAACTCCCTGGATACTTTTCAGGAAGACCTGCAACGAGCACGCCCAACCCTGTTCTTCTCGGTGCCCCGATTGTGGATGAAGTTCTATCTGGGGGTGAATGCCAAGTTGCCGCCCAAGAAACAGAAGCTGCTGTTCAATATTCCGGTGGTCAAATCACTGGTGAAAAAGAAGGTGCTGAAGCAGCTCGGCCTGGACCATTGCCGTGCCGCACTCACCGGTGCCGCGCCGCTGTCCGGGGAGATCATCGCCTGGTATCGGAACCTTGGGCTGGAATTGCTGGAGGTGTACGGAATGTCCGAGAACTTCGGCTATTCCCACGCCAACCGGCCCGGGCTGGCCAAGGTAGGCACGGTCGGCAACGCCAATCCAGGTGTTGAACATCGCATCGCCGAAGGTGGCGAGGTGGAGGTCAAGAGTCCGGGGCAGATGCTCGGCTACTTCAAGAACGAAGAGAAAACCCGGGAGGATGTCACTGATGATGGTTTCCTGAAAACCGGTGACATGGGCGAAATCGACAGCGATGGCTGTCTGCGGATCACCGGCCGGGTCAAGGATCTGTTCAAGACCTCAAAGGGCAAGTACGTGGTGCCGGTGCCCATTGAAAGCCGTTTTAATCATCCGCAGGCGGAAGTGGTGTGCGTGGCCGGTGCTAACCAGCCGCAGCCGTGCCTGATGGTATTGCTGTCCGAGGAGGCGCGGGATCAGCTGGAAGCGGGTGGTGACCGCGTCGAACTTGAGCAGGAACTGGCACAGCAACTGGATGCGGTGAATGCCGAATGCGAAGCCCACGAAAAGCTGGCTTTCGTGGTGGTGGTCAAGGAACCGTGGACCATGGAGAACGGCATGCTGACACCCACCATGAAGATCAAGCGGAACGTGATTGAAGACTTCTACACCCGAAAGATGGACGACTGGTTTGGGCAGAAAAAGAAAGTGGTCTGGGAATTCTGA
- a CDS encoding arginine N-succinyltransferase: protein MFIRPIAVTDLDTLYQIAVESGPGFTSLMPDRDALARKIEHSIASFEREVTQPGDEHYLFVLEDETTGEIMGTTGIEAAAGRTRPLHHFRRSTVTHHSRDLGLRRNVETLTRCNHYTGCTEICSLYLRPEFRRANAGKLLSRVRFLFMALHPERFSDTVIAEMRGVSDDAGQSPFWSWLKTHFVDMDFASATRLVGSGYTHFIDELMPSHPLYTCLMSAEARAVISQVHERTRPALRLLETEGFQHKGLVDLFDAGPTVECPLASIRSVRESQAWQVEVDAVPATEFQKRSRERIAMPLLITNTGTAEFRATVLTGADTRPGSNTLCLSPALADQMGLEPGQTCRALPLASSQRDAAPNTHHLRPEIVHAH, encoded by the coding sequence ATGTTCATTCGCCCGATTGCAGTCACGGATCTGGATACCCTGTATCAGATTGCCGTTGAATCCGGCCCCGGATTTACGTCCCTGATGCCCGATCGCGACGCTCTGGCTCGCAAGATCGAGCATTCCATTGCCAGTTTTGAGCGCGAGGTGACTCAGCCCGGTGACGAGCATTATCTGTTTGTACTGGAGGATGAGACCACCGGTGAGATCATGGGCACCACCGGCATCGAAGCCGCCGCCGGTCGCACCCGCCCGCTTCACCATTTCCGCCGCAGCACCGTAACTCACCATTCCCGGGATCTGGGCCTGCGACGCAATGTGGAAACCCTGACCCGCTGCAACCACTACACTGGCTGCACCGAGATTTGTTCCTTGTACCTGCGCCCGGAATTCCGACGCGCCAACGCGGGCAAACTGCTGTCTCGGGTCCGGTTCCTGTTTATGGCACTCCACCCGGAGCGGTTCTCCGATACCGTGATCGCTGAGATGCGCGGGGTGTCTGACGACGCCGGCCAGTCTCCGTTCTGGTCCTGGCTGAAGACCCATTTTGTCGATATGGATTTTGCCTCGGCCACCCGTTTAGTTGGCTCCGGCTACACCCATTTCATTGACGAGCTGATGCCGTCGCACCCGCTGTACACCTGCCTGATGAGCGCTGAAGCCAGGGCGGTGATCAGTCAGGTGCATGAGCGCACCCGGCCAGCGCTGCGCCTGCTCGAAACCGAAGGTTTCCAGCACAAGGGATTGGTGGACCTGTTCGACGCGGGCCCGACGGTTGAATGCCCGCTGGCATCGATCCGTAGCGTGCGGGAGTCCCAAGCCTGGCAGGTTGAAGTGGATGCCGTGCCGGCCACCGAATTCCAGAAACGGAGCCGCGAGCGCATTGCCATGCCGTTGCTGATCACCAATACTGGAACCGCAGAATTCAGGGCCACGGTGCTGACCGGGGCAGACACCCGGCCAGGCTCTAACACCCTGTGCCTGAGCCCGGCCCTGGCCGACCAGATGGGCCTCGAACCAGGCCAAACCTGCCGCGCCCTGCCCCTGGCAAGCAGTCAGCGCGACGCGGCACCCAACACTCATCACCTTCGTCCGGAGATTGTTCATGCACACTGA
- a CDS encoding M24 family metallopeptidase, whose protein sequence is MDFNAYQKALSVQSRGTECPFAPAEYEQRLMCVRQRMADDDIDALLLTDCSDIFYLTGYSTFEVSVHVALVVTGSSLLLQVPSIEMGPAMVTTRVPNVSGYRWEGIGEVLLPLIDALNDSADTVGIDAWHGSLRQGVLEGLKERLSGVRFVDAGGLVKKVRIVKSGAEIEFLRESARITTAGLQAAVASVRPGVTDNDIAAVGARALLEGGSEFMSMQPIVTTGRRSSVIHTNHNRVRVEPGEPVFLEFGAAWHRYTAPMMQTVVAGEPSAEMRRVFDGCRRVVDALLEAIKPGATFDFAAQEAERALAPLARKVFFSGVFGYTVGAQFPPSWVEGSGFIARGGNTEFMPGMVFHLPICLRVPGQWGIGCSETVLVTEHGAETLTANPWSLIPV, encoded by the coding sequence ATGGATTTCAATGCTTATCAGAAAGCGTTGTCGGTTCAGTCGAGGGGGACTGAGTGCCCGTTTGCACCCGCGGAGTACGAACAACGCCTCATGTGCGTCCGTCAGCGCATGGCTGATGACGATATCGATGCGCTGTTACTGACCGACTGTTCCGACATCTTCTATCTAACCGGCTACAGCACCTTCGAGGTGTCGGTTCATGTTGCCCTGGTGGTTACTGGCTCGTCTCTGCTACTACAGGTTCCCTCCATCGAAATGGGACCGGCGATGGTGACGACCCGGGTGCCAAACGTGTCCGGCTATCGCTGGGAAGGTATTGGTGAGGTGTTGTTACCCTTGATTGATGCTCTAAACGATTCGGCTGACACCGTGGGCATCGATGCCTGGCATGGCTCACTGCGACAGGGGGTGTTGGAAGGCCTGAAGGAAAGGCTCTCAGGTGTGCGCTTTGTGGATGCTGGCGGCTTGGTGAAGAAGGTCCGGATCGTCAAGTCCGGGGCCGAGATCGAGTTCCTGCGCGAAAGCGCCAGGATCACCACGGCCGGGCTTCAGGCCGCGGTGGCAAGCGTGCGCCCAGGGGTTACCGACAACGACATTGCCGCGGTTGGCGCCAGGGCACTGCTTGAAGGTGGCAGCGAATTCATGAGCATGCAGCCGATTGTCACCACCGGCCGGCGCAGCAGTGTGATTCACACCAATCACAATCGGGTACGGGTGGAGCCGGGCGAGCCGGTATTTCTTGAGTTTGGTGCGGCCTGGCATCGCTACACTGCGCCGATGATGCAAACGGTGGTCGCCGGAGAGCCTTCTGCAGAAATGCGCCGGGTATTCGATGGCTGCCGGCGGGTGGTGGACGCCTTGCTGGAGGCGATCAAACCAGGTGCAACCTTTGATTTCGCAGCGCAAGAGGCTGAAAGGGCGTTGGCTCCTCTGGCCAGGAAGGTCTTTTTCTCTGGGGTGTTCGGCTACACAGTCGGGGCCCAGTTTCCGCCGTCTTGGGTGGAGGGCTCGGGCTTCATTGCCCGCGGTGGCAATACCGAGTTCATGCCGGGCATGGTGTTCCACTTGCCGATCTGCCTCAGGGTGCCGGGTCAGTGGGGGATTGGCTGCAGTGAAACCGTTCTGGTAACGGAACACGGCGCCGAAACCCTGACCGCCAATCCGTGGTCGCTTATTCCAGTCTAA